From Haemorhous mexicanus isolate bHaeMex1 chromosome 2, bHaeMex1.pri, whole genome shotgun sequence, the proteins below share one genomic window:
- the RAB39A gene encoding ras-related protein Rab-39A has product MPGVGAIGARCRHRPRRSPRKSPKAEPGQAGAAMDAAIWIYQFRLIVLGDSTVGKSCLLHRFTEGRFPGPLHSDPTVGVDFFSRLVEIEPGKRIKLQLWDTAGQERFRSITRSYYRNSVGGLLVFDITNRRSFEHVKDWLEEAKMHVQPFQIVFLLVGHKCDLVSQREVTREEAEKLSSDCGMKYIETSAKDATNVEESFTILTRDIYELVKNGEISIQDGWEGVKSGFVPNVVHSSEEAVKPRRQCIC; this is encoded by the exons aTGCCGGGCGTGGGGGCGATCGGGGCGCGGTGCAGGCACCGGCCGcgcaggagccccaggaaaagCCCCAAGGCAGAGCCGGGCCAGGCCGGGGCCGCCATGGACGCGGCGATCTGGATCTACCAGTTCCGGCTGATCGTGCTGGGCGACTCCACCGTGGGCAAGTCTTGCCTATTGCACCGCTTCACCGAGGGCCGCTTCCCGGGGCCGCTGCACTCCGACCCCACCGTGGGAGTGGACTTCTTCTCCCGGCTGGTAGAGATCGAGCCCGGCAAGAGGATCAAGCTACAGCTCTGGGACacggcggggcaggagcggtTCAG ATCAATAACACGCTCTTATTATCGCAATTCTGTGGGTGGCCTACTAGTATTTGACATCACAAATCGACGATCTTTTGAGCATGTGAAGGACTGGCTGGAAGAAGCAAAAATGCACGTGCAGCCCTTTCAGATTGTGTTCCTGCTAGTAGGACACAAATGTGACTTAGTGTCACAGCGCGAGGTAACAAGAGAAGAAGCTGAAAAACTGTCATCTGACTGTGGTATGAAATATATAGAAACTTCAGCAAAAGATGCCACAAACGTTGAAGAGTCCTTTACAATTCTTACACGAGATATCTATGAACTtgtgaaaaatggagaaatctCAATACAAGATGGATGGGAAGGTGTCAAGAGCGGCTTTGTTCCAAATGTTGTACATTCATCAGAAGAAGCTGTAAAGCCCAGGAGACAGTGCATCTGCTGA